One genomic window of Elusimicrobiales bacterium includes the following:
- a CDS encoding terminase family protein, translating into MASKAPRFLPYQSRWLKDASKVKIWEKSRRIGATYCQSFEDVNDCIAVPGLPVWFSSADETAAREYIVYCEMWAKLHQRAAKVLGEQVIDEKNGIKAYVIEFRNKSRIHALSSNPKAFRSKGGKVVLDEFAWHEDAAALWKAARPCIMWGHSLRILSTHNGQNSKFFRFVKDTKAGRLKWSLHTTPIQLAVEEGIADTIAGRALTAAERQAWLSEEHTDCADEDAWQQEYCCVATDSASAFLTYDEIIACEDPAAYMPDLSGILGDLLAGFDVGRKKDLSDIAALEHYGGMAWLRQMVEMQKTKFAVQKETLWGILRHPRLRRCCIDSTGIGMQMAEETQDEFGKYRIEPVTFTNAVKEDLAYGLRRKFEDRAIRIFPSFKLRESLHSVKKITTASGNIRFDAARSDSGHADEFWALALAVHAISPDNGPVRAASSAGGESRSARGYDAEEAGRFALNASDRKRRRDRYAGY; encoded by the coding sequence ATGGCTTCCAAAGCGCCGCGCTTTCTCCCGTATCAGAGCCGCTGGCTCAAAGACGCCAGCAAGGTAAAGATTTGGGAAAAATCCCGTCGTATCGGCGCCACTTACTGCCAGTCGTTTGAAGATGTCAACGATTGCATCGCCGTCCCCGGCCTGCCGGTTTGGTTTTCTTCGGCGGACGAAACGGCTGCGCGGGAATATATCGTGTACTGCGAGATGTGGGCAAAACTGCACCAGCGCGCCGCCAAAGTCCTCGGCGAACAGGTGATAGACGAGAAAAATGGCATAAAAGCCTATGTCATAGAATTCCGCAACAAGTCGCGCATCCACGCTCTCAGTTCCAATCCGAAAGCCTTCCGCTCCAAGGGCGGCAAGGTCGTGCTTGACGAATTTGCCTGGCATGAGGACGCCGCCGCGCTTTGGAAGGCGGCGCGCCCCTGTATCATGTGGGGGCATTCATTGAGGATACTCTCAACCCACAACGGGCAGAACTCTAAATTTTTCCGGTTCGTGAAGGATACTAAAGCCGGCAGGCTTAAATGGAGCCTGCACACCACCCCCATACAACTGGCCGTGGAAGAAGGCATTGCCGACACAATCGCAGGGCGCGCGCTGACCGCCGCCGAGAGGCAGGCATGGCTGAGCGAAGAACATACAGACTGCGCCGACGAGGACGCGTGGCAGCAGGAATACTGCTGTGTGGCAACCGACTCCGCCTCCGCGTTTCTGACCTACGACGAGATAATCGCCTGCGAGGACCCCGCCGCATACATGCCCGACCTTTCCGGCATTCTGGGCGATTTGCTTGCGGGCTTTGACGTGGGCCGCAAAAAAGACCTCAGCGATATCGCCGCGCTTGAACACTACGGCGGGATGGCCTGGCTGCGCCAGATGGTGGAGATGCAAAAAACCAAGTTTGCCGTCCAAAAGGAGACGCTGTGGGGCATTCTCCGCCATCCCAGGCTGCGCCGCTGCTGCATTGACTCGACCGGCATTGGTATGCAGATGGCCGAGGAAACTCAGGACGAATTCGGCAAATACCGCATTGAGCCGGTTACCTTCACCAACGCTGTCAAGGAAGATTTGGCCTACGGCCTGCGCCGGAAATTTGAAGACCGCGCCATCCGCATTTTTCCGAGTTTCAAGCTGCGCGAAAGCCTGCATTCCGTCAAGAAAATCACCACCGCGTCGGGCAATATCCGTTTTGACGCGGCCCGCTCCGACAGCGGCCACGCCGACGAATTCTGGGCGCTGGCCCTTGCCGTACACGCCATCTCGCCCGATAACGGCCCCGTCCGCGCCGCCTCCTCCGCCGGAGGCGAAAGCCGCAGCGCGCGCGGCTACGACGCGGAGGAAGCGGGCCGGTTCGCGCTCAATGCCAGCGACCGGAAAAGGCGGCGCGACCGCTATGCGGGGTACTGA
- a CDS encoding DUF935 family protein: MKPKNKTPQPLRRLAASAPASRPSFTAGEIATRERGMWFSLNGMPLPNPDVVLKRMGKDITAYADLLADAHVGGCVESRKSGVLSLDWAVNRGKAANPAAELVQDAFSRLDMRRVISELLDAPLFGYNISEIIWDSSSGRALPADVRQKPPEWFCFGEQADLRFKSIDDPVRGEPLPPRKFLKTVHNGGWRNPYGFPVLSKVFWPATFKKGGLKFWALFCEKYGMPHIVAKVPRGKVSEESGELLATLEQMVQDAIAVIPDDASVEIQHYDGTGSSEIYERFLNYCKAEISIGLLGQTLTTEVGDKGSYAAAQTHMAVRKDIVDTDKNLVESALNQLAQWIVDLNMPGAEAPKLGLYAQEDVDVQLAQRDETLTRQGVRFKKSYYQREYGLQDADFDIAEPQSGGLTPFAGKAAAPPAPDAADELAAALDPAELQKQAGGLLKPVFDLVAQSASHDELLEKLAGIYPDMSTAALEDKLTHVIFIADLLAMAEREQPQ; encoded by the coding sequence ATGAAGCCGAAAAACAAAACGCCGCAGCCGCTGCGCCGCCTGGCGGCCAGCGCGCCCGCATCAAGGCCCTCTTTCACCGCAGGCGAAATCGCCACGCGCGAACGGGGCATGTGGTTCAGCCTCAACGGCATGCCGCTGCCCAACCCCGACGTGGTGCTAAAGCGCATGGGCAAAGACATCACCGCCTACGCCGATTTGCTGGCCGACGCGCACGTAGGCGGCTGCGTGGAATCGCGCAAGTCCGGCGTGCTGTCGCTGGACTGGGCCGTAAATCGCGGCAAAGCCGCAAACCCTGCGGCGGAACTGGTGCAGGACGCCTTCAGCCGGCTGGACATGCGCCGCGTCATCAGCGAACTGCTGGACGCGCCGCTGTTCGGCTACAACATTTCGGAAATCATCTGGGACTCGTCTTCCGGTCGCGCGCTCCCTGCGGATGTGCGCCAGAAGCCGCCGGAATGGTTCTGTTTCGGCGAGCAGGCCGACCTGCGCTTCAAAAGCATAGACGACCCCGTCCGCGGCGAGCCGCTCCCGCCCCGCAAATTCCTCAAAACCGTCCACAACGGCGGCTGGCGCAATCCCTACGGGTTCCCTGTGCTGTCAAAAGTTTTCTGGCCGGCCACCTTCAAAAAAGGCGGCCTCAAATTCTGGGCGCTCTTTTGCGAGAAATACGGGATGCCGCATATCGTCGCCAAAGTCCCGCGCGGCAAAGTATCCGAGGAAAGCGGCGAACTGCTGGCCACTCTGGAGCAGATGGTGCAGGATGCAATCGCGGTAATCCCTGACGATGCAAGCGTGGAAATCCAGCATTACGACGGAACCGGCAGTTCTGAGATTTACGAGCGGTTCCTTAATTACTGCAAGGCGGAAATCTCCATCGGCCTGCTGGGCCAGACGCTTACCACCGAGGTCGGCGACAAAGGCTCCTACGCCGCCGCGCAAACGCACATGGCGGTGCGCAAAGACATCGTGGACACCGACAAAAACCTCGTAGAAAGCGCGCTAAACCAGCTCGCGCAGTGGATTGTGGACCTCAATATGCCGGGCGCGGAAGCCCCCAAGCTGGGCCTCTACGCGCAGGAGGATGTGGATGTACAGCTCGCCCAGCGCGACGAAACCCTCACCCGCCAGGGCGTGCGTTTCAAAAAATCCTATTACCAGCGCGAGTACGGCTTGCAGGACGCCGACTTTGATATCGCCGAACCGCAATCCGGCGGCCTGACGCCGTTCGCCGGCAAAGCCGCCGCCCCGCCCGCCCCGGATGCCGCTGACGAACTCGCCGCTGCCCTTGACCCCGCCGAACTGCAAAAACAGGCCGGCGGGTTGCTCAAGCCGGTATTTGACCTTGTGGCGCAATCCGCCTCGCATGACGAGCTGCTTGAAAAACTGGCCGGGATTTACCCGGACATGTCCACCGCCGCTCTTGAAGACAAACTGACGCATGTTATTTTCATCGCCGACCTGCTGGCAATGGCCGAACGGGAGCAGCCGCAATGA
- a CDS encoding phage protease, which yields MKPLTDSTSADGKLFVMTGADVSALPSEVQLIPAGAHNTDKGSFLLDATAAKAVLEAASAHKNDFVIDYEHQTLKDVEAPAAGWIRRLVNKGEQGIWGEVEWTARAQEYLKKREYRYLSPVFLADKAGRVARFLNAALTNAPAIDGMTPVVNKSQGGGTAAKTKEDKSNMDKIMQALGLAPDAAPDAALAAIETLKAPRLAACKSALTALGLPETAKESDVTGAIMVMKSGSAETAKLAQTVAELKARNSERDAADLVAMAMKEGKVSPAMRDWALNCAKTDPEGFKVFAAKAPVVVPPGEAKPSAPAKGGQTELSETEMHVCKLAGVSKEDFLKTNKEGN from the coding sequence ATGAAGCCACTGACAGACAGCACAAGCGCCGACGGGAAGCTGTTCGTAATGACCGGAGCCGACGTTTCGGCTCTGCCGTCCGAGGTGCAGCTTATCCCCGCCGGCGCGCATAACACGGATAAGGGGTCGTTCCTGCTGGACGCGACCGCCGCCAAAGCGGTGCTGGAGGCGGCCTCCGCCCACAAAAACGACTTCGTCATTGACTACGAGCATCAGACGCTCAAGGACGTGGAGGCCCCGGCTGCGGGCTGGATACGGCGGCTCGTCAACAAGGGCGAGCAGGGAATCTGGGGCGAGGTGGAGTGGACGGCCCGCGCGCAGGAATATCTGAAAAAACGGGAGTACCGCTATCTGTCGCCGGTGTTTCTGGCGGACAAGGCCGGGCGCGTGGCGCGTTTCCTGAACGCCGCGCTGACCAACGCCCCCGCCATAGACGGGATGACGCCGGTGGTGAACAAATCGCAAGGCGGCGGGACCGCCGCAAAAACGAAGGAGGATAAAAGCAACATGGACAAAATAATGCAAGCGCTGGGACTGGCCCCCGATGCCGCGCCCGACGCTGCGCTGGCCGCGATAGAGACGCTGAAAGCGCCCCGTCTGGCGGCCTGCAAAAGCGCGCTGACCGCGCTGGGCCTGCCGGAGACGGCCAAGGAAAGCGACGTGACCGGCGCAATAATGGTCATGAAGTCCGGCTCCGCCGAGACGGCGAAACTGGCGCAGACGGTGGCGGAACTGAAAGCCAGAAACTCCGAGCGCGACGCCGCCGACCTTGTGGCGATGGCGATGAAAGAAGGCAAAGTATCGCCCGCGATGCGGGACTGGGCGCTTAACTGCGCCAAAACGGACCCCGAAGGCTTCAAGGTATTCGCGGCCAAAGCGCCCGTAGTGGTGCCGCCCGGCGAGGCCAAACCTTCCGCGCCCGCCAAAGGCGGACAGACGGAACTGAGCGAAACGGAAATGCACGTGTGCAAGCTGGCCGGCGTTTCCAAAGAGGATTTCCTCAAAACCAACAAGGAGGGCAACTAG
- a CDS encoding phage virion morphogenesis protein, which produces MIRIAVDGHKLGAALSALKKRTGNLRPFMKDVRDIMREAVEDNFAAQGRPAWRPLAAATIKERARRGYWPGKILQRHSGNAGLLGSIHGAYTDKSALVGTNIRYAAIHQFGGAAGRKSARVHIPARPFLALTESDKQDIVDTAKTYLQEGL; this is translated from the coding sequence ATGATTCGCATTGCGGTTGACGGCCATAAACTCGGCGCAGCCCTGTCCGCGCTAAAAAAACGGACCGGCAACCTGCGCCCGTTTATGAAAGACGTGCGCGACATCATGCGCGAAGCGGTGGAGGACAATTTCGCGGCGCAGGGCCGCCCCGCCTGGCGGCCACTGGCCGCCGCCACAATCAAGGAACGCGCGCGGCGCGGCTACTGGCCGGGCAAAATCCTGCAACGGCACAGCGGCAACGCCGGGCTGCTGGGCAGCATACACGGCGCATATACCGATAAATCCGCGCTGGTAGGCACCAATATCAGGTACGCGGCCATCCACCAGTTCGGCGGCGCGGCTGGCCGCAAATCCGCCCGCGTCCATATCCCCGCCCGCCCATTCCTCGCGCTCACCGAGTCCGACAAGCAGGACATAGTGGACACCGCCAAGACTTATCTACAGGAAGGCTTATGA
- a CDS encoding phage terminase small subunit-related protein → MKKPALEPEARRLFVQEGMTFAGIAGTLGVSEKTVRLWKDAGGWEEKRSNFLKGKEQFHQELFDLARKLMVAISEDMDAKRPVDGGRARLFINILSKLNIVKGYEDMLAKLNANPDLLKAGGDLAKLVRDEMFKGEDAG, encoded by the coding sequence ATGAAAAAACCGGCGCTTGAACCGGAGGCCCGGCGGCTGTTCGTGCAGGAAGGCATGACCTTCGCCGGTATAGCCGGCACGCTGGGCGTCTCCGAAAAAACTGTGCGTCTGTGGAAGGACGCCGGCGGCTGGGAGGAGAAGCGTAGCAATTTCCTGAAAGGCAAAGAGCAGTTCCATCAGGAGCTTTTTGACCTCGCCCGCAAACTGATGGTCGCCATCTCTGAAGATATGGACGCCAAGCGTCCGGTGGACGGCGGCAGGGCGCGGCTGTTCATCAACATCCTCAGCAAACTAAATATCGTCAAAGGCTACGAGGATATGCTGGCCAAGCTCAACGCCAACCCCGACCTGCTTAAGGCCGGCGGCGACCTGGCGAAACTGGTCCGCGACGAAATGTTCAAGGGCGAGGACGCCGGCTGA
- a CDS encoding phage minor head protein gives MPEKIDAAYAIGLPPEKAIAYFRSKGYAITFRWSDMWKEAHAKAFTVAKCARLDVLQDIRAAVDKSLSEGQTFREFQKNLEPTLQAKGWWGKKWMADPLTGKQKLVQLGSPRRLETIYRTNIAVAESAGHWRELMESVDTRPYWQFIAVMDAKTRPSHAALNGKVFRWDDPFWKKFFPPLDWGCRCRVRALTARQVRERGLKPESSNDTITTSEKLLSKATGEVRDISTYTDPATGAKVSTGAGWDYNPGQAWQTDALAWEKARDMDDAARADFLADMATSKVHAEMFPDWVDGILQRGNPVGFAMTLGWLQPDLFKILAADKIIPASPIVIANDKGILHMTRPVKQETGSALTLEEIKKLPEFITNPEAVLLDETDGTLLFVRQEGKDKKLKLVVRVDYKLKGKETPVNYAVTSGRLAPADLKVARYKLLWGKI, from the coding sequence ATGCCCGAAAAAATAGACGCCGCCTACGCCATCGGCCTGCCGCCGGAAAAGGCAATCGCCTATTTCCGCAGCAAGGGCTACGCCATAACATTCCGCTGGTCGGATATGTGGAAAGAGGCGCACGCCAAAGCATTCACCGTCGCCAAATGCGCGCGGCTGGACGTGTTGCAGGACATCCGCGCCGCTGTGGACAAATCCCTCTCCGAAGGCCAGACCTTCCGCGAGTTCCAGAAGAACCTGGAGCCGACGCTGCAAGCCAAAGGCTGGTGGGGCAAAAAGTGGATGGCCGACCCGCTGACCGGCAAACAAAAGCTGGTCCAGCTCGGCAGCCCCCGCCGGCTTGAAACCATCTACCGCACAAATATCGCCGTCGCCGAATCCGCCGGCCACTGGCGCGAACTGATGGAATCGGTAGACACCCGCCCCTACTGGCAGTTCATCGCGGTCATGGACGCAAAAACCCGCCCCAGCCACGCCGCGCTGAACGGCAAAGTATTCCGCTGGGACGACCCGTTCTGGAAAAAGTTCTTCCCGCCGCTGGACTGGGGCTGCCGCTGCCGCGTGCGCGCCCTGACAGCCAGACAGGTGCGAGAACGCGGCCTCAAGCCGGAATCCTCAAACGACACCATCACCACGTCCGAAAAGCTGCTCTCCAAAGCCACCGGCGAGGTGCGCGATATTTCCACCTACACCGACCCCGCCACCGGCGCGAAGGTTTCCACCGGCGCGGGCTGGGACTACAATCCCGGCCAGGCCTGGCAGACCGACGCGCTCGCATGGGAAAAAGCGCGCGATATGGACGACGCCGCGCGCGCGGATTTCCTCGCCGATATGGCAACAAGCAAAGTCCACGCCGAAATGTTCCCGGACTGGGTTGACGGAATCCTCCAGCGCGGCAACCCTGTCGGCTTTGCGATGACGCTCGGCTGGCTCCAGCCGGACCTTTTCAAAATTCTGGCGGCTGACAAAATAATCCCCGCCAGCCCGATAGTAATCGCCAACGACAAAGGCATTCTGCACATGACGCGCCCCGTAAAACAGGAAACCGGCTCCGCGCTGACGCTTGAGGAAATAAAAAAGCTCCCGGAATTCATAACCAATCCGGAAGCTGTTTTACTTGATGAAACCGACGGCACACTACTATTCGTGCGGCAGGAGGGCAAAGACAAAAAACTCAAACTGGTGGTGCGCGTGGATTACAAATTGAAGGGGAAGGAAACGCCGGTAAATTACGCCGTTACCTCCGGCAGGCTGGCGCCCGCCGACTTGAAGGTTGCCCGCTATAAATTGTTGTGGGGGAAAATATGA